Within Dreissena polymorpha isolate Duluth1 chromosome 13, UMN_Dpol_1.0, whole genome shotgun sequence, the genomic segment catttcatcggggatttgcagatcaccaagctgtcctgaaattcaacattgatttcaaactcttactggtttgtatactctttcttagtattagtactttttatcattttaaagttaaatgaactgtgtcacagtaaaagagacattaaggcgattgtggccagtttggatctagatcagcctgcagtcgcttgaaagctgtttgcttaaaagcgttttcctgacaataacaaataatttaattggatactgatttgactgcgcttttcctgtgacctggctcaaataatagaattgtcattaatcaaattatttatttcgaacattaatcaattgtttttcttgtccctcgggatcaatgactccagcactttcctgttgagaattgaatactgctaaaggcgatgctagggggcgtgagagatgttgcaccttccagtatcgctcgattgttcattgtcggctcgggtactacgtacattaACCCCGGGTACTAAAATGTACACGGGAAATTTAACACTAAATCCGTCGTTGTCGactaatttttatacgcccgtataaaatacgggacgtattatgtgaaaccccttggcggcgggcggcgggcggcgggcggaaggcatcactttgtccggactctaattcaaattgtattcatccaatcttcaccaaacttggtcagcagttgcatctagttgatatctaggccaagttcgaatatgggtcatgccgggtcaaaaactaggtcatagggtcaataagtgcattttcaaaggggccactttgtccggactctatttcaaattgtattcatccgatcttcaccaaacttggtcagcagttgcatctagttgatatctaggccaagttcgaatatgggtcatgccgggtcaaaaactaggtcatagggtcaataagtgcattttcaaaggggccactttgtccggactctatttcaaattgtattcatccgatcttcaccaaacttggtcagcagttgcatctagttgatatataggccaagttcgaatatgggtcatgccgggtcaaaaactaggtcatagggtcaattagtgcattttcaacggcgccactttgtccggactctaattcaaattgtattcatccgatcttcaccaaatttggtcagaagttgtgtctagatgatatgtaggtcaagttcaaatatgggtcatgccgggtcaaaaactaggtcacgaggttacttagtgcatttcaagcatttagcatggtgtccgctctctaattgaagtagttttcatctgatcttcacctaatttggtcagaagttgtgtctagatgatatgtaggtcaagttcgaacatgggtcatgccgggtcaaaaacgaggtcacatagtgcatttcaagcattaagcatgttgtccgctctttaattgaagtagttttcatctgatcttcaccaaatttagtcagatgttacatctaagtgatatctaggtcaagttcaaatatgggtcatgccgggtcaataactagatcttgaggacactttcaagcattgagcatggtgtccaaaaccttcgaacgggcgtatcttgtgacagtttgggaCTCttgtttgtaataattatatatacacatcagggcttaacactgaCTTTTTTTCacctagcccgttcgggctagtaaatgcagaacctactaaccctgaccaatctttcatgtgccctgacccaagtattataaaaacctttatatttatcattcaacttttattttcttgtgcttggagatgcgcaattatgattaaatcattcttataagcttgccttactaatgcttttgaattcaatattcatctatttaagacatctgtttgtaatcttcacgccatttctggagaaattttcttgttttttttatttcctcatactttctcttactttcctccttcccttttcttttcgtatccgaggaacccccattcccacccgtaaagccaaacttaaacaacgacatgaacgttaaaaccttttttacatagattgccgggttaccgtcttacaacAAATGGTAAGtaaatcttagcaaaataacgtgttacggtagttgtaacaattgtacagggttaactctctactaaaagcctggatcgaccattaatattagttttgctaattgaattattgtcaaaacacttctaatctaaataaagtctctatcttcctcgaAATGGATTTAtaaatcgtctaaaggatggaataacttttccataatgacaacaaattaaaattatttataatggataaataactattaattttatagttactttgtgttaatgtcgagttttataccttcatcattccggacgatcctgtgcgatcccggcttttagtttcaaacgtattttcattgagaaaacacgtcacttcgaggaaaccaatcaaaaaccgtgtctagcggcattccgtttaaaaataggtactgacgtgttttaccaggaaaaccgccggctgattttctgaattgtcggcctctttttgattgcaatcagggggttccgaatctatttcgagatacgatccgtttgttgtctccaaactcactctgggatttaattgtcatctgatcgtactgtattaagatttttgcatctttgaaaagcttatttaaaacgcagtttattgatataaaacatataatcccgtccaaaatacacacgaccggtcgggcaagttcctgggacattggctagacCGGACCAAGGTACGGGCAGTGAacgtcgttcggacgtgccttagtgttaagcactgcacatttatgtcaattttctgtagaatggcctctatattatcggaacacatactcaaaaagcatgttgatgcagtgtttttcgaagagaagtgtgtttaagataatcggttgcgcgttttacgacatcggattttgggcgcgaatacaactcgggtacagtctactatggaccgagtacaattacgtttatttaccatacctggagtacatgtaagtatacttagagtacccagggtaaatgtaagtatacttaagtgtacccggggtacatgtaagtagtaccagggCCGACAATGTCCAATCGAGCCCCATTagatccctcatgaaccgactaaaAAAAcggagtcggcaatatttgacttaatttttggtttggttgctctcgagggatcgaacatttcagaatcttcctaaaagccctacgggtttgatccccagaagcgacattgaaaactagcatactttgttatctaaaaggctgctaaacctgatattcaATGAtgatgtgaattttctctcacatgatgttcatcagtcatattatataaaaacttacagcagtagtaaacaactggacaataattaatgaacgcatctttcatttgtctttgacactttgattttgacatggcctagatttaaatatgtgactggactttaccagcactcttgtaacagagctcaagtttaaatgtaccattgaagatcacctaaatgcagatttgctattatagacttgtggaaagttttaagggtgtgacaagtaagcaaaaattggtcattacccagaggccacaactgatctatgactgtattaaaacaagaaaaatcagtgcctgatttagatttccttagatagttcaataaaaactaatttcataagcatggtaacagtttaacggtaatgctacaaCTAGATAATACCAATGAAACTATgatattgaacaaataaaaaataataacattgcaCTAACGCATTATTTAAATCTTCCCTTAAACGTTTCGCTTTAATAgtcttttttaaagttatttgtagCATATTAAGTACAGAAGTTTTTCTTCATGTTACTCaacaaacaattgtttattgACGTCAACAGCAAATgcacaggaaatgacgtcatgacgtaaACACAACAATGACGCAAATTAGCGCCAAACAGATTGAACGATTCGAATTCCAAATAAAAAGTATATCCCAAGAAACTTGGAAGATATATAATTAAGTGTTGCAAAACAAAAACCGAATGGTATTTccaatatatatacatactttGAATTATCGCgaccaatatttttttcgttttaaatgaaAGCTATTCAACACCAATTTGTGTGACACCTGTGGTAAAGATATTGAGACTATAGAACATCTATTATGGAATGTAAACACATCCAACCTTTATGGAATTGGTTGACGCCTTTCTTGTACAAAACTGCACGTTAAACTATCCTTTATAATGTTAGCTTAAGATATAAATCATTAAAAGCACTATATGTAATGAAATTGTGAAGTTTATTATTATCTTCGACATGGAACCCaggaaattaaacattttaattgtgaaagAGATAGCCCTTAGTTATGATAGGTTGCATATTTTTGGAACCAAATGGAATCGCATTAATGCTAGTCAGatcatcattatcgtcgtcatcatcatcatcatcatcatcagcagcagcagcagcagcagcagtatcataaTCACCATCGACATTATAATAAACGGTATTCTTGTCAAATTAATTGCACACACGTCATCATGTATCATCATTGTCCTTTAGCTCTTCATATTATCATCAtattcaacatcatcatcatcatcaataatatGTTAAACAACTCAGCTGAACTTACTTTTGCATCAGATTATCATAATTATAGGAACTAcattaacaataagaaatggcaTTAAGTCATCGTATTCATACGGGAATCATTTACAACTGTACACCATTTACCTCTTCTACAGATTTAAATACACATTCCATACTCGTAATCAGTCAAGTATGCACGCCATACATTTTAGCATCAAATTGCTGTCATTTAGTCGAATGTATTACTTAATTTCTTCATGGATATGGATCTTGAACACAGGTAACCGGAAGTGGCATTGGTATCCGAGCCAACATACTGCACAAACCAATGTTCgtttaattatatgtatataattatttacacaATATTTCAAACTATTCCGGAAATGTATGATGATCATGTTAATATCAATTTCATGACTCATATATTACTTCACTTTATCTAGGCTTGTTCTTTAACACAGTTAATCTGAAGTCGCATTGATATGCGATTAAGGACGTCACCATAAATACATCTTATATACCTTTTAAAATGCTCATATTCATAAATATCATCACTgttatcaccatcatcaacaacacatttataggTGTTAGGTTTCCGGTCATATATTCGAAATCGTTTCACTTCAACATGCTCCCGAGCTTGGAGTTCCTGTTGGATGGGAATGTATTCCTCTGGTGGAATGTTATTTATCGTGCCCTCTGTTATTTTAATACCACAACCGAATACCAATATAAACAGAATTGATTGAGTACATGCTGACAGTTTGTTCACCAGGTGGCGAAGTTCTGCTGGAGACAATGCATCATAATAGGCAGTCAAATTCTTCAGAGATGGGGGAAGCTGCAGGTCGATAAATACAAGAAACTGCATTGTTAGCGTTTCCAGCTGTGAGAGGGATGCTAGTGACTGTGACAGTGACGATACATGATCCACCTTCAAACCCTCACCCTGAAGCCTCAGATGTTTTACATTCAGACTGTTCAGAGTCTCCCATAGACCAAGAGAGTCCAACATAAACgcgaatgtacatgtattgtttaaatcCGTTGTTATATGTCCGTTTGTATTTGTCTTGCTGTCTGCATCCTCCACACACGATGGCATGTCATTGCCCCGCAGACTGGTCTTCACCTCTGGATCGAATGAGGTTATGTTACAGTCCGCCAGAATGCAATCCACCCTATGATCGAAAGTCAACAGCGTGCTTAACAGACAGCGTAGCCAGGTGGATGAACATGTGAATCCGCACAATATAATGACTTCTATGGAGGGCAGTATTGGAGTATAGTCTGCACATTGGGCTGGATCAGCACCATTAAGTAGACACCATGTATAAATGGCCTCATTGTTTAAACTGttgaaatcaaaatcattaaaGCCAATTCGAGTAAGTTTGTTATGTATGAGAAGTGGTTTTGGTAACAATTTCACTTTATTACTGATATCTATCGACTCTATATTTTCAAACAGTGCCAAATCAAGTCCTTCATATGTTGTATGTAGTGTGACACATTGAAGAGTCTTATAGTTATTAATAGAGAGTGGTAACAAAGTTACTCTTTTTTGCAGATCAATTAACAGTAATTGTTCAAAATGTGACAAGTAAAGCGCTTCATATTCACAATAATTTTTAATACTTAGATATTTGAACTTTTTAGACCCACCAAAGCATGTGGTTGCACCGTTATATCACCATCAATGAGCTCCAGCCGTTCGAGGTTGTGACACAATGACAAGTCAAACTCGATACAAGATGTAGACGATCTGACTCCGTCCTTATCGTTTAGTGTAGATGGCCCATGATCCTCACGTGCAGGTAAGGCAACCTGTCCAGGTTCATGACAATCTGTAGACGACGCGTCTTGTGAACGTCTCGTTACATGTATGTTGAACCCACGACAGTAAACCGTTAAAGATCGAGCACGTGTAGTGTTCAGTGCCCAGATCTGGATCAAATCTTCCGCATTATCACTTCTGAAGTTAAAGTGACTCAGATGTATGTTTATTGGAGTGTTCTTGTTGGCTACAGCCTCCTTATAACCCGAGAGGATGCAGTCTTGGAAATAATTGTCTAATTTATAATACGCGTCTAGCACATTAATCAGTGTAACGTCACGCTCATTCATCATTGCAGATAGTTTATTTGCTGCCGAGATGTTGAAGCCACACAGGAATATAAAAAATTGAGATATATCACGATATGATTTGTCATTGCGTAGGAGATATCCGGAAATGACGTCGTCAATTACGTCTGCATTCCTATGGATATGAAAAGCAGCTAGGAATTCCTGGATGGTTTTATGGACAAACGACAATGTTTGATCAGTACATTTTTTACCTTTTCTTTGAGATAATAATCCTGAATCGAGTGCGAACTGCTTTGCAGTTTCAGACAAATAATCCATCAAGTTTGTGTCGCTAAACACTAGTGATGATTccttttcatttgaaaacaaaaacgagAACGCAGCTTTGGCAATGGAATCTATATGTTCAATGTTTGGTTTCACATATTTCGTTCCTGAAAAGCAGTGTGTAGTCGATGGGTGATATCGATCGAAATAACCAATTTGTGAGTTAGCTTTTTTTGCACAGATTTTCAAGCAGGGTAGTGTACAGTTCACACAGTGACGATCCGGTGAGACGCTCAGCCATATCATCTGCCCAGGTACAGAGGACAAGAGTGTTAAGCATCGGCGAAGATGACATTGACTTAAGGTTGCGACTTTTGAGGAATTTTTTAAACAGCTTCACgctttttttatatcatttgattCGTCAAGTAGGCATCGTAGTATCTTTTCATTGAATTCTTTAGGGTCGCTTATACCCTCTAGATCAAACAGAATGTCTATTCGTGAATTTCTGATACGTTCATCAGCGAGTTTCCATGGTCGAGTAGTTGTGAGCACAATGCAATGGTCCTTAGGAATTCCGTCCATCGAGGGCAGAACTTCTTCACCAGGCCATTCATCGAGACCGTCTTGAACGACGAGATACAT encodes:
- the LOC127856540 gene encoding uncharacterized protein LOC127856540 isoform X2, with translation MIWLSVSPDRHCVNCTLPCLKICAKKANSQIGYFDRYHPSTTHCFSGTKYVKPNIEHIDSIAKAAFSFLFSNEKESSLVFSDTNLMDYLSETAKQFALDSGLLSQRKGKKCTDQTLSFVHKTIQEFLAAFHIHRNADVIDDVISGYLLRNDKSYRDISQFFIFLCGFNISAANKLSAMMNERDVTLINVLDAYYKLDNYFQDCILSGYKEAVANKNTPINIHLSHFNFRSDNAEDLIQIWALNTTRARSLTVYCRGFNIHVTRRSQDASSTDCHEPGQVALPAREDHGPSTLNDKDGVRSSTSCIEFDLSLCHNLERLELIDGDITVQPHALVGLKSSNI